A single region of the Pararhodospirillum photometricum DSM 122 genome encodes:
- a CDS encoding methyl-accepting chemotaxis protein, giving the protein MNWISNTSLVTRVVVGIVLVLAMMIGLTLYGIGQVNAISDSLVRINQVNAVKQRYAINFRGSVHDRAIDLRDVTLIEDPGQLKAILANIERLERFYQESAGPLDRIMNERTDTHPEERRILADIKATEQRAVPLIRQVIAQAQGGARASAQTLATGPAREAFITWLAQINQFIDYQEAQNAQETKSALETATGFASLMLALTGLALVVGGSVAVWTIRGILPLRHSTTIMLRLADNDLSVDIPPATATNEVGAIFRSLRVFKKGAEERVALEEAQARRQAESERERVRLMNGLADSFEGTVSQVVQSVSAAATAMGAAGQEMETLSHDVAQQTAGISEASRRAATNVESVAEATDRLSRAIADITRQVALTRSAGDDAVTKAAHSRETVSKLMGSAERIGEVVSLISSVASQTNLLALNATIEAARAGEAGKGFAVVAGEVKNLANQTARATDDIARQIAAIRDVAQDTAGAIEAIAESIRSVSENTAAVSEAAAEQDQARREITASVERALAETRDVNTRITTVSGAVESSEAAAGRVLAATHTLSRQSEALSREVEGFLRQVRS; this is encoded by the coding sequence GTGAACTGGATTTCCAACACCAGCCTGGTGACCCGCGTTGTCGTCGGGATCGTGCTTGTCCTGGCCATGATGATCGGCCTCACCTTGTACGGCATCGGACAGGTCAACGCGATCAGCGACAGTCTGGTGAGGATCAACCAGGTGAACGCCGTCAAGCAGCGCTACGCCATCAATTTTCGAGGCAGCGTGCATGATCGAGCGATCGACCTGCGCGACGTGACCTTGATTGAGGATCCGGGCCAGCTCAAGGCCATTCTCGCCAACATCGAGCGCCTGGAGCGGTTTTACCAGGAGTCGGCCGGTCCGCTGGATCGGATCATGAATGAGCGCACTGATACCCATCCCGAGGAGCGCCGCATCCTGGCCGACATCAAGGCCACCGAGCAGCGCGCGGTGCCCTTGATCCGTCAGGTGATCGCCCAGGCACAAGGCGGGGCGCGCGCGTCGGCCCAAACCCTGGCCACCGGCCCGGCCCGCGAGGCCTTCATCACGTGGCTGGCCCAGATCAACCAGTTCATCGATTACCAGGAGGCGCAGAACGCCCAGGAGACCAAGAGCGCCCTGGAAACCGCGACCGGTTTTGCCTCGTTGATGCTAGCCCTCACGGGTCTGGCTTTGGTGGTGGGCGGCTCGGTGGCGGTGTGGACCATCCGGGGGATTTTGCCCCTGCGCCACTCCACGACCATCATGCTGCGATTGGCCGACAACGATCTGAGCGTGGACATACCGCCGGCCACCGCAACCAACGAGGTCGGGGCGATCTTCCGCAGCCTGCGGGTGTTCAAGAAGGGAGCCGAGGAACGCGTGGCCCTGGAGGAGGCCCAGGCCCGTCGTCAGGCGGAAAGCGAGCGCGAGCGGGTGCGGCTGATGAACGGTCTGGCCGATTCCTTTGAGGGCACGGTCAGTCAGGTGGTGCAGTCGGTGTCGGCGGCAGCCACCGCCATGGGGGCGGCGGGCCAGGAGATGGAAACCTTGTCCCACGACGTGGCCCAGCAGACCGCCGGCATCAGCGAGGCCTCCCGCCGTGCGGCCACCAACGTCGAAAGCGTGGCCGAGGCCACCGACCGACTGTCGCGAGCCATTGCCGACATCACCCGTCAGGTGGCGCTCACCCGCTCGGCCGGCGACGACGCCGTGACCAAAGCCGCCCACTCGCGCGAGACCGTGAGCAAGCTGATGGGCTCGGCCGAGCGCATCGGCGAGGTGGTGAGCCTGATTTCCAGCGTGGCCAGCCAGACCAATCTCCTGGCCCTCAATGCCACCATTGAGGCGGCGCGGGCCGGCGAGGCGGGCAAGGGCTTTGCCGTGGTGGCCGGCGAGGTGAAAAATCTGGCCAACCAGACCGCGCGGGCCACCGACGACATCGCGCGCCAGATCGCCGCCATCCGCGACGTGGCCCAGGATACGGCCGGGGCGATCGAAGCCATTGCCGAGAGCATCCGCTCGGTGAGCGAGAACACCGCCGCCGTCTCGGAGGCGGCGGCCGAGCAGGACCAAGCCCGGCGCGAGATCACGGCAAGCGTCGAGCGCGCCCTGGCCGAGACCCGCGATGTCAACACCCGCATCACCACGGTGTCCGGCGCCGTTGAGTCCTCCGAGGCGGCTGCCGGACGCGTTCTGGCGGCCACCCACACCTTGAGCCGGCAATCCGAGGCCCTGAGCCGCGAAGTCGAAGGCTTCTTGCGCCAAGTCCGAAGCTGA
- a CDS encoding NAD(P)H-dependent oxidoreductase subunit E, producing MLLTEQEKVKALVSGLAEKYGKDNSALIPILQAVQTEHGFVSEFAMQYVGDVLGLHATQVYSVATFYHFINTKPKGKFIIRLARDMSSIMKGAKIIARQLENELGIKFGETTPDGMFTLEWTSCIGMNHQAPAMMVNNEVYSNLTPQRAHRILEDCAEGFRSRRPNVGSVGDTFTNTLTYASHPVNAGLKKAIALTPEEIIAEVTASDIRGRGGAGFPTGFKWKLAAQAKGETKYIICNADEGEPGTFKDRIILTHYADLVFEGMTIAARAVXAREGIVYLRAEYTYIRPWLDEILRARREASLLGTDILGVAGFNFDIRIRMGAGAYICGEETALIDSLEGLRGEPRNRPPYPVESGFNGQPTVVNNVETLASISTILDRGASWFTSLGTERSKGFKLFSVSGDCARPGVYELPWGLSVQELLTLVGGEGAKAVQVGGYSGALVPPSEYGRRLAYEDLGLGGSVIVYGQHRDLLEVVENYLEFFIEESCGQCTPCREGNIKLLEGVRVLLKGRCSSRQLNELIDLGRTIQLASKCGLGQSSPKALLAIAEHFRDEIMSRPIEAVH from the coding sequence ATGCTGTTGACCGAGCAGGAGAAGGTCAAAGCCCTGGTTTCCGGGCTGGCAGAGAAATACGGCAAAGATAATTCGGCCCTTATTCCTATTTTACAGGCCGTCCAGACCGAGCATGGCTTTGTTTCGGAATTTGCCATGCAGTACGTGGGGGATGTTTTGGGTCTTCACGCGACCCAAGTGTATAGCGTCGCAACCTTTTATCACTTCATCAATACCAAGCCCAAGGGCAAGTTCATCATCCGTTTGGCCCGCGACATGTCGTCGATCATGAAGGGCGCCAAGATTATCGCCCGCCAGCTCGAGAACGAGCTTGGCATCAAGTTTGGCGAAACCACACCCGACGGCATGTTCACCCTGGAGTGGACAAGCTGCATCGGCATGAACCATCAGGCCCCGGCCATGATGGTCAACAACGAGGTCTATTCCAACCTCACTCCCCAGCGCGCCCATCGCATTTTGGAAGACTGCGCCGAGGGCTTCCGCTCGCGCCGACCCAACGTGGGCAGCGTGGGCGACACCTTCACCAACACCTTGACCTATGCCAGTCATCCGGTGAACGCCGGGCTCAAGAAGGCCATCGCCCTGACGCCCGAGGAGATCATCGCCGAGGTGACGGCCTCCGACATTCGCGGCCGCGGCGGCGCCGGCTTCCCCACCGGCTTCAAGTGGAAGCTGGCGGCCCAGGCCAAGGGCGAGACCAAATACATTATCTGCAATGCCGACGAGGGCGAGCCCGGGACCTTCAAGGACCGCATCATCCTCACCCACTACGCCGATCTGGTGTTCGAGGGCATGACCATCGCCGCCCGCGCCGTGGKGGCGCGCGAGGGCATTGTCTACCTGCGCGCCGAGTACACCTATATCCGCCCCTGGCTCGATGAAATCCTACGCGCCCGGCGCGAGGCGTCGCTGCTGGGCACCGATATCCTGGGGGTGGCCGGCTTTAATTTCGATATTCGGATCCGGATGGGGGCGGGGGCCTACATCTGCGGCGAGGAAACGGCGCTGATCGACTCGCTGGAGGGGTTGCGCGGCGAGCCCCGCAACCGCCCGCCGTATCCGGTGGAATCGGGCTTCAACGGCCAGCCGACGGTGGTCAACAACGTCGAAACCCTGGCCTCGATCAGCACCATCCTTGATCGCGGCGCCTCGTGGTTCACCAGCTTGGGCACCGAGCGCTCCAAGGGCTTCAAGCTGTTCAGCGTGTCCGGCGATTGCGCGCGCCCGGGCGTGTACGAGTTGCCTTGGGGCCTGTCGGTGCAAGAACTGCTGACCCTGGTGGGCGGCGAGGGCGCCAAGGCGGTGCAGGTCGGCGGCTACTCGGGAGCCTTGGTGCCGCCCTCCGAGTACGGGCGGCGCCTCGCCTACGAGGACCTGGGCCTAGGCGGCTCGGTGATCGTCTACGGCCAGCACCGCGACCTTCTGGAGGTGGTCGAGAATTACCTGGAGTTCTTCATCGAGGAATCGTGCGGCCAGTGCACGCCGTGCCGCGAAGGCAACATCAAGCTGCTGGAGGGCGTTCGGGTTCTGTTGAAGGGGCGCTGCTCCTCGCGGCAGTTGAACGAGCTGATCGATTTGGGCCGAACCATTCAGTTGGCCTCGAAGTGCGGCCTGGGCCAGTCGAGCCCCAAGGCCTTGCTGGCGATCGCCGAGCACTTCCGCGACGAGATCATGTCCCGCCCGATCGAGGCCGTCCATTGA
- a CDS encoding NADH-dependent [FeFe] hydrogenase, group A6 — MSTPAVSVETALVPVTIDGLEVEVPAGTTILAAARRLGLRIPSLCAHPDLRAAGVCRVCMVEVKGQRTLQPACTFPIERPIEITTSSPAIRKARRHVIDLLLANHYGDCNTCKRNNNCELQALAHEYGVDSFRFGTPSAPKHAIDRSSPSIVRDMNKCVLCRRCVRTCLENQDVACLAIQDRGAKSKVTTFGDKPLGAVACINCGQCLNRCPTGALTEVDQTDDLWSVLDDPTKHVVIQTAPAPRAAIGEGFGLEPGTPMTFQMNTAIKRLGFDAVFDTNFSADLTILEEGTELLLRLHQALTGKDPAPALPQLTSCSPGWIKYIEHFYPDQLPLLSSAKSPQQMFGAVIKTYYAKLKGIDPRDIVSVALMPCVAKKFECSRPEMNDSGFRDVDYAVTTRELTKMIREAGLNLPQLPKSDFDDPFETPSGSGVIFAATGGVMEAALRTVIEIVTGKKVEDFYDHADIVPVRGFEGVRLVEIPIPEVGPVPDLLQRHFSDFEWLKGATLRVGVAHGTGNARKVLDDIKAGGPFSTCHFIELMACSGGCLGGGGQPIPTSPEIRAKRAQAIYGEDASYVVRKSHENPQVLKIYNEFLEDGPCGHKSHDLLHTSYTPRGKFIS, encoded by the coding sequence ATGTCCACCCCTGCTGTCAGCGTTGAAACCGCGCTTGTCCCCGTGACCATTGATGGCCTCGAGGTCGAGGTGCCGGCCGGTACCACCATTTTGGCGGCGGCGCGCCGCCTTGGCCTGCGCATTCCCAGCCTGTGCGCTCATCCCGACCTGCGCGCCGCCGGCGTGTGCCGGGTGTGCATGGTCGAGGTCAAGGGACAGCGCACCTTGCAACCCGCCTGCACCTTCCCGATCGAGCGACCAATCGAGATCACCACCAGCAGCCCGGCGATCCGCAAGGCCCGGCGCCATGTCATCGACCTGCTGCTGGCCAATCATTATGGCGACTGCAACACCTGCAAGCGCAACAATAATTGCGAATTGCAGGCGTTGGCCCACGAATACGGGGTCGATTCCTTCCGGTTTGGCACGCCCAGCGCCCCCAAACACGCCATTGACCGCTCCAGCCCCTCCATCGTGCGCGACATGAACAAGTGCGTGCTGTGCCGGCGCTGTGTGCGCACCTGCCTGGAAAACCAGGACGTGGCCTGCCTCGCCATTCAAGACCGGGGCGCCAAGTCCAAGGTCACGACCTTCGGCGACAAGCCGCTGGGCGCTGTGGCCTGCATCAACTGCGGCCAGTGCCTCAACCGCTGCCCGACCGGCGCCCTGACCGAGGTGGACCAGACCGACGACCTGTGGAGCGTGCTCGACGATCCGACCAAGCACGTGGTGATCCAGACCGCCCCGGCGCCGCGCGCCGCCATTGGCGAGGGCTTCGGCCTGGAGCCGGGCACGCCGATGACCTTCCAGATGAACACGGCAATCAAGCGCCTGGGCTTCGATGCGGTGTTCGACACCAACTTCTCGGCCGACCTGACCATTTTGGAAGAAGGCACCGAGTTGTTGCTGCGCTTGCATCAGGCTCTGACCGGCAAGGATCCGGCCCCGGCCCTGCCCCAGTTGACCAGTTGCTCGCCGGGCTGGATCAAGTACATCGAGCACTTTTATCCCGACCAGTTGCCGCTATTGTCCTCGGCCAAAAGCCCGCAGCAGATGTTCGGCGCAGTGATCAAGACCTACTACGCCAAACTCAAGGGCATTGACCCGCGCGATATCGTGTCCGTCGCCCTCATGCCCTGCGTGGCCAAGAAGTTCGAGTGCAGCCGGCCGGAAATGAACGATAGCGGCTTTCGCGACGTGGATTATGCCGTGACCACGCGGGAGCTGACCAAGATGATCCGCGAGGCCGGCCTCAATCTGCCCCAGCTTCCCAAGAGCGACTTCGATGATCCCTTCGAGACGCCCAGCGGCTCCGGGGTGATCTTTGCCGCCACCGGGGGCGTCATGGAAGCGGCCTTGCGCACGGTCATCGAGATCGTGACCGGCAAAAAGGTCGAGGACTTCTACGACCATGCCGACATCGTGCCGGTGCGCGGCTTCGAGGGCGTGCGGCTCGTTGAGATCCCCATCCCCGAGGTCGGGCCGGTCCCCGATCTGCTGCAACGCCACTTCTCGGACTTCGAGTGGCTCAAGGGGGCGACTTTGCGGGTTGGCGTCGCTCACGGTACCGGCAACGCCCGCAAGGTGCTCGACGACATCAAGGCCGGCGGGCCGTTCAGCACGTGTCACTTTATCGAGTTGATGGCGTGCTCGGGCGGCTGCCTGGGCGGCGGCGGCCAGCCCATTCCCACCAGCCCGGAGATCCGCGCCAAGCGGGCCCAGGCCATTTATGGCGAGGATGCCAGCTACGTGGTGCGCAAGTCCCACGAAAACCCGCAGGTTCTCAAGATTTACAACGAGTTCCTGGAGGATGGCCCCTGTGGGCACAAGTCGCATGACTTGTTGCACACCAGCTATACGCCGCGCGGGAAGTTTATTTCCTGA
- the hydG gene encoding [FeFe] hydrogenase H-cluster radical SAM maturase HydG has product MTIVQSSAGFDLHEAPLWEYLATTSEPDSHHVRALLDKARDLGGLDLEDLVPLMAVEDPELLAELFATARFVKESIYGRRLVLFAPLYVSNRCSNECSYCAFRARNQEVVRRALSQEEIAEETRILIRDGHKRVLLVAGESHARDSLDYILESIATVYGVKEGPGEIRRVNVNIAPLTTEDFRRLKGAGIGTYQIFQETYHHDTYAQVHLGGRKTDYRWRVQAIDRAMTAGLDDCGLGVLFGLADWRFELLALMTHIRHLETTFGVGPHTISVPRLEPATGAPLAQQPPAPVDDRSFLKIVALLRLAVPYTGLIMSTRETAALRRETLALGVSQISAGSRTNPGGYTADRRDDMSQFSLGDHRSLDEVIQDITRLGYVPSFCTGCYRLGRTGADFMDLARPGDIKDHCDPNAASTFQEYLMDYATPATRAQGEQALDGFIAGMGDSAARYARTMVAKVRQGRRDVYR; this is encoded by the coding sequence ATGACCATCGTGCAGTCGTCCGCCGGCTTTGATCTCCATGAGGCTCCGCTGTGGGAGTATCTGGCCACCACGTCCGAGCCTGACTCACACCACGTGCGGGCTCTTCTCGACAAGGCGCGGGATCTGGGGGGGCTGGATCTTGAGGATCTGGTGCCTCTGATGGCCGTGGAAGACCCGGAGCTGCTGGCCGAGCTGTTCGCCACCGCCCGCTTCGTCAAGGAAAGCATTTATGGCCGGCGGCTGGTGCTGTTCGCCCCGCTTTATGTCTCCAACCGCTGTTCCAACGAGTGCAGCTACTGCGCCTTTCGCGCCCGCAACCAAGAGGTCGTGCGCCGCGCCCTGAGCCAAGAGGAGATTGCCGAGGAAACCCGCATCCTGATCCGCGATGGCCATAAGCGGGTGTTGCTGGTGGCCGGCGAATCGCACGCGCGCGACAGCCTCGACTATATCTTGGAATCCATTGCCACGGTGTACGGCGTTAAGGAAGGCCCGGGCGAAATCCGCCGCGTCAACGTCAACATCGCACCGCTGACCACCGAGGACTTCCGCCGCCTCAAGGGAGCCGGCATCGGCACCTATCAGATTTTCCAAGAAACCTATCACCACGACACCTACGCCCAGGTTCATCTGGGCGGGCGCAAGACGGACTACCGCTGGCGGGTGCAAGCCATTGACCGCGCCATGACCGCCGGCCTTGACGATTGCGGCCTGGGGGTTTTGTTCGGTCTGGCCGATTGGCGCTTCGAGCTGCTGGCCCTGATGACCCACATCCGCCACCTGGAAACAACTTTCGGCGTCGGTCCTCACACCATCAGCGTGCCGCGCCTGGAGCCGGCGACCGGCGCCCCCTTGGCCCAGCAGCCCCCGGCCCCGGTCGATGACCGCAGTTTCTTAAAGATCGTCGCGCTGCTGCGGCTGGCCGTTCCCTATACCGGCCTCATCATGTCCACCCGCGAAACAGCGGCCCTGCGCCGCGAGACCCTGGCGCTTGGCGTGTCGCAGATTTCGGCGGGCAGCCGCACCAACCCCGGGGGCTACACCGCCGACCGGCGCGACGACATGAGCCAGTTCTCGCTCGGCGACCACCGCTCCTTGGACGAAGTGATCCAGGACATCACCCGCCTTGGCTATGTGCCGTCGTTTTGCACCGGCTGTTACCGCCTGGGCCGCACCGGCGCCGATTTCATGGACTTGGCTCGCCCCGGCGACATCAAGGACCACTGCGACCCCAACGCCGCCTCGACGTTTCAGGAATACCTGATGGACTACGCCACCCCGGCCACCCGGGCCCAGGGCGAACAGGCTTTGGACGGCTTTATCGCCGGCATGGGCGACAGCGCCGCCCGCTACGCCCGCACCATGGTCGCCAAGGTTCGGCAAGGCCGCCGCGATGTCTATCGCTAA
- a CDS encoding aspartate ammonia-lyase has translation MSIANRRETDALGERVLPADVLWGVHTLRAQENFPLSGRPVAPGLVRAYGLVKQACLQTQRDLGAWDGREAEAEAVLQAAREMAAGALTAHIVVDALQGGAGTSLNMNVNEVLTNRALQILGDAPGPSSRLSPLDDVNRWQSTNDTYPTALRLAAIEGIKRLEDRLVFLQESFQRQEQRLASVVKVGRTQLQDAVLITLGREMGAYAEALARDRWRLYKCVERLRVVPLGGTAIGTGTGAPRAYIFQVVDTLRRLSGVGVARAENLVDATQNADVFVEVSGLVKTGAATLLKIAGDLRLLASGPAAGLGELRLPPRQAGSSMMPGKVNPVIPEAVTQAALRVMAHDQAITTAAGLGSLELNPFLPLIADSLLDSLALLANACDILARHCVEGLEADPARCRQHVESTTASVTALVPVLGYATAQALAERATREGRPVRALVREAGLLDEAQFDALLSPEAVCRLGTPDIRP, from the coding sequence ATGTCTATCGCTAACCGCCGCGAAACCGACGCCCTGGGCGAGCGCGTGCTGCCCGCCGACGTCTTGTGGGGCGTGCATACCCTGCGGGCCCAGGAGAACTTCCCCCTCAGCGGCCGCCCGGTCGCCCCGGGACTGGTGCGCGCCTATGGTCTGGTCAAACAGGCCTGCCTCCAGACCCAGCGCGATCTCGGGGCCTGGGATGGACGCGAGGCCGAGGCCGAGGCCGTGCTCCAGGCGGCCCGCGAGATGGCGGCCGGTGCCTTGACCGCGCATATTGTTGTCGATGCCCTGCAAGGCGGGGCCGGCACCAGCCTCAACATGAACGTCAACGAGGTCCTGACCAACCGCGCCTTGCAGATTCTGGGCGACGCCCCCGGTCCCTCCTCTCGCCTGTCGCCGCTCGATGACGTCAACCGCTGGCAATCGACCAACGACACCTATCCCACCGCCCTGCGCCTCGCCGCCATCGAGGGGATCAAGCGCCTGGAGGACCGGCTGGTTTTCTTGCAAGAGAGCTTCCAACGCCAGGAACAGCGCTTGGCCTCGGTGGTCAAGGTCGGCCGCACCCAATTGCAAGATGCGGTGCTCATCACCCTCGGCCGCGAGATGGGCGCCTACGCCGAGGCCCTGGCCCGCGACCGCTGGCGTCTTTATAAATGTGTCGAGCGCCTGCGCGTCGTCCCCCTGGGCGGCACCGCCATCGGCACCGGCACCGGCGCGCCCCGGGCCTACATCTTCCAGGTCGTGGACACCTTGCGCCGCCTCTCGGGCGTCGGGGTGGCCCGGGCCGAAAATCTGGTGGACGCCACCCAGAACGCCGACGTGTTCGTGGAAGTCTCGGGCCTCGTCAAAACCGGCGCCGCCACCTTGCTCAAGATCGCCGGCGACCTGCGGCTGCTGGCCTCGGGCCCGGCCGCTGGCCTGGGCGAGCTGCGCCTACCGCCGCGCCAAGCCGGCTCCAGCATGATGCCCGGCAAGGTCAACCCGGTGATTCCCGAGGCGGTGACTCAGGCCGCCCTCAGGGTCATGGCCCACGATCAGGCGATCACCACCGCCGCCGGCCTCGGCTCGCTGGAACTCAACCCCTTCCTGCCCCTGATCGCCGATAGCCTACTCGACAGCCTCGCCTTGCTGGCCAACGCCTGCGACATCCTGGCCCGCCACTGCGTCGAGGGCCTGGAGGCCGACCCGGCGCGCTGCCGCCAGCACGTGGAAAGCACCACCGCCAGCGTCACCGCCCTGGTCCCGGTGCTGGGCTACGCCACCGCCCAAGCCCTGGCCGAACGGGCCACGCGCGAAGGCCGCCCGGTGCGCGCCTTGGTCCGCGAGGCCGGCCTGCTCGACGAAGCCCAGTTCGACGCCTTGCTCTCCCCCGAGGCGGTGTGCCGCCTTGGCACCCCGGACATTCGCCCATGA
- the hydF gene encoding [FeFe] hydrogenase H-cluster maturation GTPase HydF has protein sequence MTHANAPRGLRLHIGLFGRRNVGKSSLLNALTRQQVAIVSAQAGTTTDPVEKPMELLPLGPVVFIDTAGLDDDSALGDQRVAKTRQAFERTDLALLVTDGAWGPYEQGIAAAMAERQTPVIVVRSKADLPAPEVALPPDLPVVAVSAQTGDGLNALRHALVDHAPADVISQPDILGDLVGPGNLAVLVVPIDKEAPKGRLILPQVQAIRDLLDNDAFCLVVKERELAAALDQLKSPPKLVVTDSQVFLKVAADTPPEVPLTSFSILFSRFKGDLLSQTLGALAIDTLRPGDRVLIAEACTHHPIAEDIGRVKIPRWLTQYVGGALEFTTVAGHEYPEDLSPYKLVVHCGGCTFNRKAMLNRILQARQAGVPLTNYGLTIAYSLGLFERALRPFPGVYEAYRAHRGEGRG, from the coding sequence ATGACCCACGCAAACGCCCCGCGCGGCCTGCGCCTGCACATCGGCCTGTTTGGTCGCCGTAATGTTGGCAAATCGAGCCTACTCAATGCGTTGACCCGTCAGCAGGTCGCCATCGTCTCGGCCCAGGCCGGCACCACCACCGATCCGGTGGAAAAGCCCATGGAACTGCTGCCGCTCGGCCCCGTGGTGTTCATCGACACGGCCGGCCTCGACGACGACAGCGCCCTGGGCGACCAGCGGGTGGCCAAGACCCGGCAAGCCTTCGAGCGCACCGACCTTGCCCTCCTCGTCACCGATGGCGCCTGGGGCCCCTATGAGCAGGGCATCGCCGCCGCCATGGCCGAGCGCCAAACCCCGGTGATCGTGGTGCGCAGCAAGGCCGACCTGCCGGCACCCGAGGTCGCCCTGCCGCCCGATCTGCCCGTTGTCGCCGTCTCGGCCCAGACCGGCGACGGCCTCAACGCCCTGCGCCATGCCCTGGTCGATCACGCCCCAGCCGACGTCATCAGCCAGCCCGACATCCTGGGCGACCTCGTGGGCCCGGGAAACCTTGCGGTGTTGGTGGTCCCCATCGACAAGGAAGCGCCGAAAGGCCGTCTGATCTTGCCCCAGGTCCAGGCCATTCGCGATCTGCTCGACAACGATGCCTTCTGTCTGGTGGTCAAGGAGCGCGAGTTGGCCGCCGCCCTCGACCAGTTGAAAAGCCCGCCCAAGCTGGTCGTTACCGACTCCCAGGTGTTTCTTAAAGTCGCGGCGGATACCCCGCCCGAGGTGCCGCTGACCAGTTTTTCCATTCTGTTCTCGCGCTTCAAGGGCGACTTGCTGAGTCAGACCCTGGGCGCCCTGGCCATCGACACCCTACGTCCCGGCGACCGCGTGCTGATTGCCGAGGCCTGCACCCATCATCCGATCGCCGAGGACATTGGCCGGGTCAAGATCCCGCGCTGGCTGACCCAGTACGTGGGCGGCGCCTTGGAGTTCACCACGGTGGCGGGGCACGAGTATCCCGAGGATCTGTCGCCGTATAAGCTCGTGGTTCATTGTGGGGGGTGCACGTTTAACCGTAAGGCGATGTTGAACCGTATTTTGCAGGCGCGTCAGGCTGGCGTTCCGCTGACCAACTATGGATTGACGATTGCTTATAGTTTGGGGCTGTTCGAGCGGGCGTTGCGGCCGTTTCCCGGGGTGTATGAGGCCTATCGAGCGCATCGGGGGGAGGGAAGGGGATGA
- the hydE gene encoding [FeFe] hydrogenase H-cluster radical SAM maturase HydE, producing the protein MGVGEXEELESLRRAAYEVTTRVLGDVVHYRGLVELSNICTLDCYYCGIRKGNKAVERYTLSREEVVEAALWAADAGYGSCVLQAGERRDPAFVAFIEDCVRTIKERSVSSALPEGLGITLSLGEQDRDTFARWHAAGAHRYLLRIETTNPALFARLHPPSQRLETRLQALKDLRAVGFQVGTGVMIGLPGQTLADLVADIRFFAREAIDMIGMGPYLPAPGNAMPDAPLLPPDQRLALALKMIAVCRLVLRDVNIAATTALQALVPDGRERGISFGANVTMPSLTPRAVRRNYQLYDGKPCLDEARADCRLCLESRVRRTGRRVGWNAWGDAPAHARRSATN; encoded by the coding sequence TTGGGGGTCGGGGAGGRGGAGGAGCTGGAGAGTTTGCGGCGGGCAGCGTATGAGGTGACGACCCGCGTTTTGGGGGATGTCGTTCATTACCGGGGGCTTGTTGAGCTTTCCAATATTTGTACCCTCGACTGTTATTATTGTGGGATTCGCAAGGGGAATAAGGCGGTCGAGCGCTACACCCTGAGCCGGGAAGAGGTGGTCGAGGCGGCGTTGTGGGCGGCGGACGCCGGCTATGGCTCCTGTGTGTTGCAAGCCGGCGAGCGTCGCGACCCGGCCTTTGTCGCGTTCATCGAGGACTGTGTGCGGACCATCAAGGAGCGTTCGGTGAGTTCCGCCTTGCCCGAGGGCCTGGGCATCACCTTGTCGCTCGGCGAACAGGACCGCGACACCTTCGCCCGCTGGCATGCGGCCGGGGCCCATCGTTATTTGCTGCGCATCGAGACCACCAACCCCGCCCTGTTCGCCCGCCTGCATCCGCCCAGCCAACGCCTAGAAACCCGCTTGCAGGCGCTGAAGGATCTGCGCGCGGTCGGTTTTCAGGTCGGCACCGGGGTGATGATTGGTCTGCCCGGGCAAACCTTGGCCGATCTCGTCGCCGACATCCGCTTTTTTGCCCGCGAAGCCATCGACATGATCGGCATGGGCCCCTACTTGCCGGCACCAGGCAACGCCATGCCAGACGCCCCGCTGTTGCCCCCGGACCAACGCTTGGCCCTGGCTCTCAAAATGATCGCGGTGTGCCGTCTGGTGCTGCGTGACGTCAACATCGCCGCCACCACCGCCTTACAAGCCCTGGTCCCCGACGGACGCGAACGCGGCATCTCGTTCGGCGCCAACGTCACCATGCCCAGCCTGACCCCGCGCGCGGTTCGGCGCAATTATCAACTCTACGACGGCAAACCCTGCCTCGACGAAGCCCGCGCCGACTGCCGGCTGTGCCTGGAATCGCGGGTGCGCCGCACTGGTCGGCGAGTCGGCTGGAACGCCTGGGGCGACGCGCCGGCGCATGCGCGCCGGAGTGCCACAAATTAA